A genomic segment from Pseudomonas sessilinigenes encodes:
- a CDS encoding response regulator: MEKLKVIIADDHPIVLLGVRELMERDERFEIVGEAVCSRDLVQLLETRHVDLIITDYNMPGSSPYGDGLKLVEYIKRNFPHPQILILTVISNSLILARLHELGVVGVIQKNQLHEEIQLALRAIAQKSAHRSHTSLIRSVPESNVAIDERISTLSPKEFEILRLFVSGKSVSDIARTQNRSSKTISAQKISAMRKLDVQSDLDLLTYCIGRNLFN; encoded by the coding sequence ATGGAAAAGCTCAAAGTCATCATTGCTGACGATCACCCTATCGTGCTGCTCGGAGTCCGTGAGCTGATGGAGCGCGACGAGCGTTTCGAAATCGTGGGTGAAGCCGTGTGCTCCAGGGACTTGGTCCAGTTGCTGGAAACCCGACATGTAGACCTGATCATCACCGACTACAACATGCCTGGAAGCTCGCCCTACGGCGACGGCCTGAAGCTGGTGGAATACATCAAGCGCAACTTTCCGCACCCGCAGATCTTGATCCTGACCGTGATTTCCAACTCGTTGATCCTGGCCCGTCTACATGAGCTAGGAGTGGTGGGCGTGATCCAGAAGAACCAACTGCATGAGGAAATCCAGCTCGCCCTGAGGGCCATCGCCCAGAAAAGCGCCCACCGGAGCCACACCTCCCTCATCCGCTCGGTACCAGAATCGAATGTGGCGATCGATGAACGTATCTCTACCCTCTCACCCAAGGAATTCGAGATACTGCGGCTGTTCGTCTCCGGCAAAAGTGTCAGCGACATTGCTCGTACCCAGAATCGCAGCTCGAAGACCATCAGTGCGCAGAAGATATCCGCCATGCGCAAGCTGGACGTGCAAAGTGACCTGGACTTGCTGACCTATTGCATTGGTCGCAACCTCTTCAACTGA
- a CDS encoding TIGR03067 domain-containing protein, producing the protein MSSTMPITSDLLELQRLQGTWEQVEMEDSGILNPPDEHSAPGAQTRIEGQNFRVVTVDGQLLLAGSFTLDSSTDPKSITWVDSIGADAGQPLPASYQLTDDEFVFIAADTGQPRPTRFQTGPGQTLRRFVRARQGH; encoded by the coding sequence ATGAGCTCTACAATGCCCATCACCAGCGACCTGCTGGAACTGCAACGCCTGCAAGGCACCTGGGAGCAGGTCGAAATGGAGGACAGCGGCATACTCAATCCTCCTGACGAGCACAGCGCTCCAGGCGCCCAGACCCGGATCGAGGGCCAGAACTTTCGCGTGGTGACGGTAGACGGCCAGCTGTTGCTGGCTGGCAGCTTCACGCTCGACAGCAGCACCGATCCCAAGTCCATTACCTGGGTCGATTCGATCGGAGCCGATGCCGGGCAACCGCTGCCGGCCAGCTATCAGTTGACCGACGATGAGTTCGTGTTCATTGCCGCCGACACTGGCCAGCCACGCCCGACGCGGTTCCAGACTGGCCCCGGCCAGACCCTGCGTCGTTTTGTCAGGGCTCGCCAGGGCCATTGA
- a CDS encoding hybrid sensor histidine kinase/response regulator, translating to MNDSAALLKSPARKPLCVYPVLLAPLSLALLLGTMYWTVARSIDEQSGNIRFHFTRLMEHIQEQELFLRRVAAYDPIDLSGRNTGDLHELSHLLAQSRDCENWNIPRSPTTSLALDPALRQIPRIFALGLQLSSLYQAFWSSSRNQTPRAFMFNSCGNLDIAALATQNDRNGSGHVASLAMLELGQATLEKGWPASHQVRWRQYPGSQALGLRPGMLAYINLHMGSAQRPFSANQGETRVASLLELDDIQNVERLKDSTAYDALTLVDPAGNILVGSREPTESLHEGLNVGWQGMTLKLTSHTPALWTGFYNISYRELYSQALWALASLLGLMAGAVACGWSASRWYRAWEQAPHPLAQQSVAESEAFNRTVIETSPTGLCVLGREDFKVLLENPLARQEAITSDLLALLEQDPQCIDGTESCLMIEGRYLQVRFAATRYQDQEAVLCVFNDITWQIKSAQALEQARSSADAANQAKALFVATMSHEIRTPLYGVLGTLELFGLTALDPRQADYLQTIQRSSGDLLQLISNVLDLSRIESGQMKIEPVEFCPLDLLEDLLRTHAALAEHHGILLYGCIDPGLPALLQGDAERIRQILGNLLDNALKFTDSGRVVLRARVLELDEQQASIEWQVTDTGIGISTEQQKHLFDPFYQVRDTSTQAGAGLGLAISRHLCALMEGHMQVTSEPGLGSSFSMRLQLPRLAGALPGLQSFPDGPPVYVRAPIPELLKNTCEWLERLGIQASAVPTDWDEQPQHPLLIDMLPRDTLVSWPGLCINAVGNASPGEPRTVDAHDIRAIAQAASRSRQGLPLPSAPRQPEALRLLNLHVLVAEDNPVNQAIILEQLHTLGCQVTQASNGAQALEHWQPQLFDLVLTDVNMPVMNGYELARQLRGQDLQLPIIGITANTLREEGQRCLAAGMNSWLVKPIDLQGLYEQLTRLCPVGAEKPSHPASPAPSQTASPPEELLCSTTLATGEHIQISQRMRPLFLQTMDQDLRQLDRALHQGDLQAAAERLHSIAGGLGAVRASTLSRACAEMECRLLESPSNPQLVVQTRQLMRQLSELLSLLA from the coding sequence CCCCGTGCTGCTGGCGCCACTGAGCCTGGCACTGCTGCTGGGGACCATGTACTGGACAGTGGCTCGGTCGATCGATGAGCAATCCGGCAACATCAGGTTTCATTTCACCCGGCTGATGGAACACATTCAGGAGCAGGAACTGTTTCTCAGGCGAGTAGCCGCTTATGACCCGATCGACTTGTCGGGCAGAAATACCGGCGACTTGCATGAGCTCAGCCATTTACTGGCGCAATCCCGGGACTGCGAAAACTGGAACATCCCACGCTCGCCGACAACGTCTCTCGCCCTCGATCCGGCGCTGCGCCAGATACCTCGTATCTTCGCCCTCGGCTTGCAGCTCTCGAGCCTCTACCAGGCCTTCTGGTCCTCATCACGCAACCAGACACCGCGAGCCTTTATGTTCAACTCGTGCGGTAACCTCGATATCGCCGCCTTGGCCACACAAAATGACCGCAACGGCTCTGGACACGTGGCCTCGCTGGCGATGCTGGAGTTGGGCCAGGCAACCCTGGAGAAGGGGTGGCCTGCGAGCCACCAGGTTCGCTGGCGACAATACCCCGGTTCCCAGGCGCTGGGTTTGCGCCCAGGCATGCTGGCCTACATCAATTTGCATATGGGCTCCGCTCAGCGCCCTTTCTCTGCAAATCAAGGCGAGACACGAGTCGCCTCGTTGTTGGAGCTCGATGACATCCAGAACGTCGAACGCCTCAAGGATTCGACAGCCTACGACGCACTCACCCTGGTCGATCCCGCGGGTAACATCCTGGTCGGCTCTCGAGAACCGACCGAGTCCCTGCACGAAGGCCTGAACGTTGGCTGGCAAGGCATGACCCTGAAGCTCACCAGTCACACCCCCGCTCTCTGGACCGGCTTCTACAACATCAGCTACCGGGAGCTCTACAGCCAAGCGTTGTGGGCCCTGGCCAGCCTGCTTGGCCTGATGGCCGGAGCCGTGGCCTGTGGCTGGAGTGCCAGTCGCTGGTATCGCGCCTGGGAACAGGCACCTCACCCCCTGGCGCAACAGAGCGTTGCTGAAAGTGAAGCCTTCAACCGCACGGTCATCGAAACCTCGCCCACGGGCCTGTGCGTGCTGGGTCGGGAAGACTTCAAGGTCCTGCTGGAAAATCCCCTGGCCCGGCAGGAAGCCATTACCAGTGACCTGCTGGCACTGCTGGAGCAGGACCCACAGTGCATCGACGGCACGGAATCGTGCCTGATGATCGAAGGGCGGTACCTGCAAGTCAGGTTCGCCGCCACACGCTACCAGGACCAGGAGGCGGTGCTCTGCGTTTTCAATGACATCACCTGGCAAATCAAAAGTGCCCAGGCCCTTGAGCAAGCAAGGAGCTCGGCGGATGCCGCCAATCAAGCCAAGGCCCTGTTCGTGGCCACCATGAGCCATGAGATCCGTACGCCCTTGTACGGCGTGCTCGGGACCCTGGAGCTGTTCGGCCTGACAGCGCTGGACCCACGCCAGGCCGACTACCTGCAAACCATCCAGCGTTCCTCGGGTGACCTGCTGCAATTGATCAGCAACGTCCTGGACCTCTCCAGGATCGAATCAGGGCAGATGAAGATAGAACCGGTGGAGTTCTGTCCCCTGGATCTGTTGGAGGACCTCCTGCGCACCCATGCAGCCCTCGCCGAACATCACGGGATACTGCTTTATGGATGCATCGACCCTGGCCTGCCCGCGCTGCTGCAGGGCGACGCCGAACGGATCCGCCAGATTCTCGGCAACCTGCTGGACAATGCACTGAAGTTCACCGACAGCGGCCGGGTGGTGCTGCGGGCCAGGGTATTGGAACTGGACGAGCAGCAAGCCAGCATCGAATGGCAAGTCACCGATACCGGCATCGGCATCTCGACGGAGCAACAGAAGCATCTATTCGATCCGTTCTATCAAGTGCGCGACACCTCGACACAGGCTGGGGCCGGCCTGGGCCTGGCGATCTCCCGCCACCTCTGCGCCCTGATGGAGGGACACATGCAGGTAACCAGCGAACCCGGCCTGGGCAGCAGTTTTTCCATGCGCCTGCAGCTACCGCGCCTGGCAGGCGCCTTACCCGGCCTCCAGTCATTCCCCGATGGGCCGCCCGTGTATGTCCGGGCACCGATACCCGAGTTGCTCAAGAACACCTGCGAATGGCTCGAGCGCCTGGGCATCCAAGCCTCTGCGGTGCCTACTGATTGGGACGAACAACCGCAGCACCCGTTGCTCATCGACATGCTGCCCCGGGACACCCTGGTCTCGTGGCCCGGCCTGTGCATCAATGCCGTCGGTAACGCGAGCCCGGGCGAGCCAAGGACAGTCGATGCCCACGATATTCGTGCCATTGCCCAAGCGGCCTCGCGTTCCCGGCAAGGCCTGCCCCTGCCCAGCGCCCCCCGCCAGCCTGAAGCCCTACGGCTGTTGAACCTGCATGTACTGGTAGCCGAAGACAACCCGGTCAACCAGGCGATCATCCTGGAGCAGCTACACACCCTGGGCTGCCAAGTCACCCAGGCGAGCAATGGCGCACAGGCGCTGGAACATTGGCAACCGCAATTGTTCGACCTGGTGCTGACCGACGTGAACATGCCCGTGATGAACGGCTATGAACTCGCCCGACAGTTGCGCGGCCAAGACCTGCAACTGCCCATCATCGGTATCACCGCCAACACCTTGCGTGAAGAAGGCCAGCGCTGCCTGGCGGCGGGCATGAACAGCTGGCTGGTCAAGCCCATCGACCTGCAAGGCTTGTACGAGCAGCTCACGCGACTCTGCCCAGTGGGCGCCGAAAAGCCTTCTCACCCCGCCAGCCCGGCACCTTCGCAGACTGCCAGCCCTCCTGAGGAACTCCTCTGCAGCACGACGCTAGCCACTGGTGAACACATTCAGATTTCACAGCGCATGCGCCCGTTGTTTCTCCAGACCATGGACCAGGACCTGCGACAGCTGGATCGGGCGCTGCATCAAGGTGACCTGCAGGCCGCCGCCGAACGCCTGCACAGCATTGCCGGGGGCCTGGGTGCGGTTCGGGCCAGCACCTTGTCCAGGGCCTGTGCCGAAATGGAATGTCGCCTGCTGGAATCCCCATCGAACCCACAACTGGTGGTACAGACCAGGCAACTGATGCGACAGCTATCCGAACTGCTGTCGCTGCTTGCATGA